A window of Trichocoleus sp. FACHB-46 genomic DNA:
ACAGAACTAATAGCAGTTATGGCTGAAACCAGCTAGGTTATAGGCGGCTGACGTTGGCATCAGGTATCAATCACATGAACCCATCTCTTGAAGGCCCTACCCTCCGGCTGGTTACGATTCCAGTGAGCCATTATTGCGAGAAAGCTCGGTGGGCTCTAGATCGGCTTCAGGTAGATTACGTGGAAGAAGCTCATGCTCCCTTATTTAGTCGCCTTGCTACCTGGCAGTTAGGAGCTGGAGCCCAAGTTCCGGTCTTAGTCACGCAGACAGAAGTTGTGGCTGACTCAACCAGAATTTTGCAGTACTCGGATCACGTGTTTGCCTCCGAACACAAGCTATATCCTAGCGACCCAGATTTGCGACGAGAGGTTGAGGAGCTGGAGGAATTATTTGACACCCGATTGGGAGTGTCTCTACGATGCTGGGTTTACTTCCACTTGCTGCCCCAAAGAGAGCTGACGCTGAAAATGTGGTGTGAAGGTACGCCTACCTTAGAGCAGCGCTTATCCCGTACCTTGTTTCCCCTGACTCGCCAGTTGATCACGCAGGCGCTAGATGTCAACGCTGAGTCAGAAACAACAGCTTTCAGCGAAACTAGGAATATTTTTGAAATGGTCAGCCAGCGGCTATCGGATGGTCGTCGTTATCTGGTTGGCAATACTTTCACGGCTGCTGATTTAACCTTTGCAGCTCTCGCGGCTCCTGTCTTAATGCCGAAAGAGTATGGCGTCCCACTGCTTGAATTTGAGGAATTACCTCCGAAGATGGCAGTGCGAGTTGCAGAGTTACAAGCCATGCCAGCCGCTGCTTACGCGCTCAGATTATTTCGAGAAGAGCGCAATAATATCCAGCCTACTTCAGCCAATCTTGCAGGAGGCTAAGCAAACCACCTGACTGGAGGATGTTGCTGCTGAGTGAGTGGGCCACACTGTAAAGAGAGTTCACATCAATCCATGCACGCTAGGCTGGCACTCCTGACTACAACCTTGGAGCTGCCAGTTTTTTATGGGCGCTAGTGGCACAAATGCGATCGCACAAAATAAAGGACAGACCGAAGCCTGTCCTATGCTAAGAACGCCATTAAGGTGCCATTAAGATGATGGGAATTGCGCTTTACGCTTCATCGAGTGCGGCAATACCAGGAAGCTCTTTACCTTCGAGCAATTCTAGGCTGGCACCACCACCCGTAGAAATGTGGCTCATTTGATCTGCTACACCGACTTTCTCTACCGCAGCCACAGAGTCGCCACCGCCGATGATGGTGGTTACGCCTTGCTTGGTCAAACCTGCTAAGGTATGGGCGATCGCTTCAGTGCCCTGAGCAAATTTATCGAACTCAAACACACCCATTGGCCCGTTCCAGATCACGCTCTTGCACTGAGCCAGCGCGTCTTGGAAAACTTTGATCGAGTCGGGACCAATATCCAGACCCATCCAGCCATCGGGGATATTCTCAATGCTAACGGTTTGGGCGTTGGCATCAGCCGCGAAGTTGTCAGCTACCACAACATCGGTAGGCAGCAACAGCTCAACTCCCTTCTCTTTGGCTTTCGCTTCCAGGGCACGAGCGAGGTCTAGCTTGTCTTCTTCGACTAGAGACTTACCGACGCTCAGACCACGAGCTTTGTAGAAGGTGAAGATCATGCCGCCGCCGATGAACAGCTTGTCTACCTTATCAAGCAGGGTTTCAATCACACCGATTTTGCTCGAAACTTTGGAGCCACCGACGATCGCCGCCAAAGGACGTTGGGGATTTTCGATCGCGTTTTGCAGGTACTTAAGTTCTTTCTCAATTAGGATGCCAGCGACGGAAGGCTTGAGGTAGTGGGTCACACCTTCCGTGGAAGCATGCGCCCGGTGAGCGGTACCAAAAGCGTCATTCACGTACAGGTCGGCTAGAGAAGCTAGCTTTTTGGCAAATTCAGGATCATTCTTTTCCTCTTCCTTGTAGAAGCGGACGTTCTCTAGCAACA
This region includes:
- a CDS encoding glutathione S-transferase family protein; protein product: MNPSLEGPTLRLVTIPVSHYCEKARWALDRLQVDYVEEAHAPLFSRLATWQLGAGAQVPVLVTQTEVVADSTRILQYSDHVFASEHKLYPSDPDLRREVEELEELFDTRLGVSLRCWVYFHLLPQRELTLKMWCEGTPTLEQRLSRTLFPLTRQLITQALDVNAESETTAFSETRNIFEMVSQRLSDGRRYLVGNTFTAADLTFAALAAPVLMPKEYGVPLLEFEELPPKMAVRVAELQAMPAAAYALRLFREERNNIQPTSANLAGG
- the pgk gene encoding phosphoglycerate kinase; the protein is MSKKTVANLSSSDLAGKRVLVRADFNVPLDDQGNITDDTRIRAALPTIQELTSKGAKVILCSHFGRPKGVDDSLRLTPVAKRLSELLGKTVVKTDDCIGDEAAAKVGALQNGDVLLLENVRFYKEEEKNDPEFAKKLASLADLYVNDAFGTAHRAHASTEGVTHYLKPSVAGILIEKELKYLQNAIENPQRPLAAIVGGSKVSSKIGVIETLLDKVDKLFIGGGMIFTFYKARGLSVGKSLVEEDKLDLARALEAKAKEKGVELLLPTDVVVADNFAADANAQTVSIENIPDGWMGLDIGPDSIKVFQDALAQCKSVIWNGPMGVFEFDKFAQGTEAIAHTLAGLTKQGVTTIIGGGDSVAAVEKVGVADQMSHISTGGGASLELLEGKELPGIAALDEA